A single genomic interval of uncultured Cohaesibacter sp. harbors:
- the parE gene encoding DNA topoisomerase IV subunit B translates to MSASDDLFASVPTPKGGTPAPKAAPAAPAAPKPKSGNNSPASVPGVKADYTAADIEVLEGLEPVRRRPGMYIGGTDEKALHHLFAEIIDNSMDEAVAGYASWIEVELLPDNVITVTDNGRGIPVDPHPKFPNKSALEVILTTLHAGGKFDSAVYETSGGLHGVGASVVNALSESMVVEVASNKKLYRQSFSRGIPTGALELLGDVHNRRGTKVIFKPDHEIFGKKIRFKPEQLLNMARSKAYLFGGVEIRWSCAPELLEHSPEVPPKATFHFPEGLKDYLAATLGKTNLVTQEIFAGRTEKSAGHGAVEWAVCWFGGDGFFNSYCNTVPTPEGGTHESGLRTALLRGLKNYAELTSNKKGTLITADDVMTSAGALLSVFIREPEFVGQTKDRLATTAATRIVEQAVRDQFDHWLTNAPQQANRLLDWVIDRAEERLRRRKEKDVSRKSAVRKLRLPGKLADCSQNAKGDTELFIVEGDSAGGSAKQARNRTTQAVLPLRGKILNVASASSDKLHANQLLADLVQALGCGTRKNYNDEDLRYDRVIIMTDADVDGAHIASLLLTYFQREMPQLIHNGHLFLAIPPLYRISQGGKTLYARDDMHKDELLDKEFKGKGKIEIGRFKGLGEMRSDQLKDTTMDPKNRTLLKVQIVDMIPGQTKEVVTRLMGNKPEARFEFIQENAEFATDLDI, encoded by the coding sequence ATGTCTGCGTCTGACGATCTTTTTGCCTCTGTGCCAACACCCAAGGGCGGCACTCCCGCCCCCAAAGCCGCCCCTGCGGCTCCGGCTGCCCCGAAACCAAAATCCGGGAACAATAGCCCGGCGTCGGTTCCTGGGGTAAAGGCCGACTATACAGCAGCAGACATTGAAGTTCTCGAAGGACTGGAACCCGTGCGCCGTAGACCCGGCATGTATATCGGTGGTACCGACGAAAAAGCGTTGCATCACCTGTTTGCCGAGATCATCGACAACTCAATGGACGAAGCCGTCGCCGGCTATGCCTCATGGATCGAAGTTGAGCTTTTGCCGGACAACGTGATCACAGTCACAGATAACGGACGCGGCATTCCGGTCGATCCGCATCCGAAATTTCCTAACAAGTCTGCGCTGGAAGTCATCCTGACAACCCTGCATGCGGGCGGCAAATTCGATTCTGCCGTATATGAGACATCTGGTGGTCTGCATGGCGTGGGTGCATCCGTCGTCAATGCGCTTTCAGAGAGCATGGTGGTGGAAGTTGCCTCCAACAAGAAGCTCTACCGCCAGAGCTTCTCCCGCGGCATTCCTACCGGCGCATTGGAGCTGCTCGGCGACGTGCATAACAGGCGCGGCACCAAGGTCATCTTCAAGCCTGACCACGAGATCTTCGGCAAGAAAATCCGCTTCAAGCCAGAGCAGCTGCTCAATATGGCGCGCTCCAAGGCCTACCTTTTCGGCGGCGTTGAAATTCGCTGGTCCTGTGCACCGGAATTGCTGGAGCACAGCCCGGAGGTTCCGCCAAAGGCAACCTTCCATTTCCCCGAAGGGCTGAAGGACTATCTGGCAGCCACCCTTGGCAAAACGAACCTTGTCACACAGGAAATCTTCGCCGGCCGCACCGAAAAGTCAGCCGGCCACGGCGCCGTGGAATGGGCCGTTTGCTGGTTTGGTGGCGATGGCTTTTTCAATTCCTATTGTAATACCGTGCCAACTCCCGAAGGCGGCACCCATGAAAGCGGCCTGCGCACAGCCTTGTTACGCGGCCTTAAAAACTATGCCGAACTGACCAGCAACAAGAAGGGCACCCTGATCACCGCAGACGATGTGATGACCAGCGCTGGCGCCCTGCTCTCGGTCTTCATTCGCGAGCCCGAATTTGTTGGTCAGACCAAGGATCGTCTCGCAACCACTGCCGCTACGCGCATTGTCGAGCAAGCCGTGCGTGACCAGTTCGACCACTGGCTGACCAATGCCCCCCAACAAGCCAACCGCCTTCTTGACTGGGTCATTGACCGCGCCGAAGAACGCCTGCGCCGCCGCAAAGAGAAAGATGTCAGCCGCAAATCGGCCGTTCGCAAGCTGCGCCTGCCAGGCAAGCTGGCCGACTGTTCGCAGAATGCCAAGGGCGACACCGAACTCTTCATCGTGGAGGGCGATTCCGCTGGTGGCTCGGCCAAACAGGCCCGTAACCGCACCACGCAGGCCGTTCTGCCATTGCGCGGCAAGATCTTGAATGTCGCCAGCGCCTCCAGCGACAAGCTCCACGCCAACCAGCTGCTGGCGGATCTGGTACAGGCGCTGGGCTGTGGCACGCGCAAAAACTATAATGATGAAGACCTGCGCTATGATCGCGTCATCATCATGACGGATGCTGACGTCGACGGCGCGCATATTGCGTCTCTATTGCTTACCTATTTCCAGCGTGAAATGCCGCAGCTGATCCATAACGGACACCTGTTTTTGGCCATTCCGCCGCTTTATCGCATCAGTCAGGGCGGCAAGACCCTTTATGCCAGAGACGACATGCACAAGGATGAGCTGCTGGACAAAGAATTCAAGGGCAAGGGAAAAATCGAGATCGGGCGCTTTAAAGGTCTGGGTGAAATGCGGTCTGACCAGCTCAAGGATACGACCATGGATCCCAAGAACCGGACATTGCTGAAAGTTCAGATCGTTGATATGATTCCGGGACAAACGAAGGAAGTCGTAACCCGGCTGATGGGGAACAAACCAGAAGCCCGCTTTGAATTCATTCAGGAAAATGCCGAATTTGCGACCGATCTTGACATTTAA
- a CDS encoding TIGR02301 family protein, whose translation MTFNAKASAFLLIMTAAFCLSPLPGRAADNNLPPYEQNLRRLSSIVGALMYLDPLCNGSDPKDWYFQMAALLEAENADDARARQLKDHFNKSYLTYSKTYRSCNDQARKATRLYHSEGQSLLATLKLKHAR comes from the coding sequence TTGACATTTAATGCAAAGGCTTCGGCCTTTCTGCTGATCATGACAGCCGCATTTTGCCTTTCGCCCTTGCCGGGGAGAGCTGCCGACAACAATCTGCCCCCTTATGAGCAGAATCTCAGACGTTTGAGTTCAATCGTTGGTGCTCTCATGTATCTTGATCCTCTATGCAACGGCAGCGATCCCAAAGACTGGTATTTTCAAATGGCGGCCCTGCTGGAAGCCGAGAATGCCGACGATGCGCGCGCACGGCAGCTTAAAGATCATTTCAACAAGAGTTACCTCACCTATTCAAAGACTTATAGAAGCTGCAATGATCAGGCACGTAAGGCAACCCGCCTCTATCACAGCGAAGGCCAATCCCTGCTCGCAACGCTAAAGCTGAAACACGCGCGTTAA
- a CDS encoding DEAD/DEAH box helicase translates to MMNFSDLGLSEKVLAAVKSAGYEKPTPIQEQAIPHVLARKDVLGVAQTGTGKTASFTLPMLSLLESGRARARMPRTLILEPTRELAAQVEQSFSSYGQNHKLTVALLIGGVSFAEQLKKLDRGADVLIATPGRLLDHFERGKLLLTGVDTFVVDEADRMLDMGFIPDIERICKLLPFTRQTVFFSATMPKEIQRLADQFLHNPVKVEVAPAASTAKTITQRLISSGSKPWDKRAVLRSLINDAKDLTNAIIFCNRKRDVATVCRSLNKHGFNAGALHGDMDQTSRMTTLDGFKNNEITLLVASDVAARGLDIPTVSHVFNFDLPTHAEDYVHRIGRTGRAGREGVAISIATKADKKYIDAIKSLTGDEVEWIGDIDFSSHSSENDEQDQGKSRKPRRSRGKAKADSAKQDEQPKEKAEKPQQKEHATAAKDETPAQQSSGRRSGNARPDRSDNNARNNRGRSKDRGDRQVIGMGDHVPAFLLQPIRPPKSKEQKNGTTD, encoded by the coding sequence CTGATGAATTTTTCGGATCTAGGTCTGAGTGAAAAAGTGCTCGCAGCAGTGAAATCTGCTGGGTATGAAAAGCCAACCCCAATTCAAGAGCAGGCAATTCCTCATGTCCTTGCCCGCAAGGATGTTCTGGGGGTGGCCCAAACCGGTACGGGCAAGACTGCCTCTTTCACGCTTCCAATGCTCTCTTTGCTTGAGAGCGGCCGCGCAAGAGCGCGCATGCCACGCACTCTCATTTTGGAACCAACCAGAGAATTGGCCGCTCAAGTTGAGCAGAGCTTCTCTTCTTACGGTCAGAACCATAAACTGACAGTAGCCCTTCTGATTGGTGGTGTATCCTTCGCCGAACAGCTCAAAAAGCTGGATCGTGGTGCGGATGTACTGATCGCGACCCCGGGCCGCCTTCTGGACCATTTCGAACGAGGCAAACTGCTGTTGACCGGCGTTGACACCTTTGTTGTCGACGAAGCCGACCGCATGCTGGATATGGGTTTCATTCCCGATATTGAGCGAATTTGTAAACTTTTGCCTTTCACCCGTCAGACCGTTTTCTTCTCTGCGACCATGCCAAAGGAAATTCAGCGCTTGGCTGATCAATTCCTGCATAATCCGGTGAAGGTGGAAGTCGCTCCGGCAGCCTCGACCGCAAAAACCATCACGCAGCGTCTCATCTCCTCCGGTTCCAAACCGTGGGACAAGCGCGCCGTTCTGCGGTCTCTCATCAATGATGCCAAGGATCTGACCAACGCGATTATCTTCTGTAACCGTAAGCGCGATGTTGCAACGGTGTGTCGCTCCCTGAACAAACATGGCTTTAACGCTGGCGCGCTTCATGGTGATATGGATCAGACCTCACGCATGACGACATTGGATGGTTTCAAGAATAATGAAATCACCCTACTGGTTGCCAGCGATGTGGCCGCTCGTGGTTTGGATATCCCAACCGTCAGCCATGTGTTCAACTTCGATTTGCCAACCCACGCCGAAGATTATGTACATCGCATCGGCCGCACCGGTCGTGCTGGTCGCGAGGGTGTTGCGATCTCAATCGCAACAAAGGCTGACAAAAAATATATTGATGCAATCAAATCACTGACCGGAGATGAAGTGGAATGGATCGGAGACATCGATTTCTCCTCCCACTCCTCCGAGAATGATGAACAGGATCAGGGCAAGTCTCGCAAACCACGTCGCAGCCGCGGCAAGGCCAAGGCAGACTCAGCTAAACAAGACGAGCAGCCTAAAGAAAAGGCAGAAAAGCCGCAGCAGAAAGAGCATGCGACAGCAGCTAAGGATGAAACTCCTGCTCAACAAAGCAGTGGACGCAGATCCGGCAATGCACGTCCTGACCGCTCAGACAACAATGCGCGCAACAACAGAGGCCGATCCAAGGATCGTGGCGATAGGCAAGTGATCGGAATGGGAGATCACGTCCCAGCATTCCTGCTTCAGCCCATCCGCCCGCCCAAGAGCAAAGAGCAAAAGAACGGCACGACTGATTGA
- a CDS encoding diguanylate cyclase, translated as MPAYPRNYEIWYTYAAGFNRGLNKAINDILRTNGSISLSQLDTIYNEHLAPSRLGDRVDEVGGKISSEIRSIVREVEGYISATSQYGDTLMGASHNLSKTEDRNVIREIVSQLINSTKEAEEQNRTLSEQLAASQAQVQQLRESLDTIRYESLTDDLTTLANRKHFDRSLEQAMEEAIENDEPLSLLMTDIDHFKKFNDTYGHQTGDQVLRLVAVAVKQNVKGRDVPCRYGGEEFAVVLPNTNLRQAVAVAESIRKAVMAKELIKRSTGENLGRITISIGCSTLSKGDTMQDLIERADQSLYTAKRGGRNLVKCETDPDVNLLLDETGVA; from the coding sequence ATGCCGGCTTACCCTCGCAATTATGAAATCTGGTACACCTATGCTGCCGGTTTTAATCGTGGATTGAACAAAGCAATCAACGACATTCTGAGAACAAATGGGTCTATTTCGCTCTCACAGCTTGATACGATCTATAATGAACATTTGGCTCCGAGCCGCCTGGGCGATCGCGTTGACGAAGTTGGTGGGAAAATTTCCAGCGAGATCCGGTCCATTGTGCGTGAAGTTGAAGGCTATATTTCAGCCACCAGCCAGTATGGCGATACCCTCATGGGTGCGTCACACAATCTTTCCAAGACAGAAGACCGGAATGTCATCCGCGAAATCGTATCTCAGTTGATTAATTCAACGAAAGAAGCCGAAGAACAGAACCGGACATTGAGTGAGCAACTCGCTGCATCTCAGGCTCAGGTTCAGCAGCTTAGAGAATCCTTGGATACGATCCGGTATGAATCCCTGACCGATGATCTGACAACTTTGGCCAATCGCAAGCATTTCGATCGTTCGCTCGAGCAGGCCATGGAAGAAGCCATTGAGAATGACGAACCACTCTCACTGCTCATGACCGACATCGATCATTTCAAAAAATTCAATGACACCTATGGTCACCAGACCGGTGATCAGGTACTTCGTCTGGTTGCCGTTGCTGTGAAGCAGAATGTCAAAGGCCGCGATGTTCCCTGCCGTTATGGAGGCGAAGAATTTGCAGTTGTTCTGCCAAACACCAATTTGCGACAGGCAGTTGCCGTTGCCGAAAGTATCCGCAAAGCGGTCATGGCAAAAGAGCTGATCAAGCGCTCCACGGGCGAGAATCTGGGTCGCATTACGATTTCCATCGGCTGCTCCACCCTATCCAAGGGTGATACGATGCAGGATTTGATCGAACGGGCAGACCAGTCTCTCTATACGGCAAAACGGGGCGGGCGGAATCTTGTCAAATGCGAAACCGATCCGGATGTGAATCTGCTTCTGGATGAAACCGGCGTAGCGTAA
- a CDS encoding iron-sulfur cluster assembly accessory protein has product MAGKFQVLTISDEAADFIRSVVDTADEPVKGIRIGVKNGGCAGMEYVLDKVTEVNPADDLVEDKGVSVFVDPKAVLFLLGTELGYEQTKFRSGLTFNNPNQTSACGCGESVELTPVDPSALEAMKSHA; this is encoded by the coding sequence ATGGCTGGCAAATTTCAGGTTCTGACCATTTCCGATGAAGCGGCCGATTTTATCCGCTCAGTTGTCGACACTGCCGATGAACCGGTAAAGGGCATTCGCATCGGTGTGAAGAATGGTGGCTGTGCCGGTATGGAATATGTTCTGGACAAGGTAACAGAAGTGAATCCAGCTGATGATCTTGTTGAAGACAAGGGCGTGTCAGTGTTTGTCGACCCCAAAGCTGTTCTGTTTCTTCTGGGCACGGAGCTGGGCTATGAACAGACCAAGTTCCGCTCGGGGCTAACATTTAATAACCCTAATCAGACTTCGGCCTGTGGTTGTGGTGAATCGGTAGAACTGACCCCGGTAGATCCGTCTGCTCTGGAAGCGATGAAGAGCCACGCCTAA
- a CDS encoding SUF system Fe-S cluster assembly protein: MSETVSNSEAEEPNAPSMAPASGIPADELERLSADIVEALKTVYDPEIPADIYEIGLIYRVDIDDDRNVEIDMTLTAPGCPVAGEMPSWVENAVSSVAGVGIVKVNMVFDPPWTPDRMSEEAKIAINWY, from the coding sequence ATGAGTGAAACAGTGAGCAATAGTGAGGCAGAAGAGCCAAATGCCCCGAGTATGGCTCCAGCTTCGGGCATCCCTGCGGATGAACTGGAACGGTTGAGTGCGGACATCGTTGAGGCGCTTAAAACCGTTTATGATCCGGAAATACCGGCTGATATCTATGAGATAGGCCTGATCTATCGGGTGGATATTGATGATGATCGGAATGTCGAGATTGATATGACTCTGACTGCGCCGGGCTGTCCGGTTGCTGGTGAGATGCCGTCTTGGGTTGAAAATGCCGTTAGCTCGGTTGCCGGAGTTGGAATCGTCAAGGTCAATATGGTGTTTGATCCACCCTGGACGCCAGACCGGATGAGTGAAGAAGCCAAGATTGCCATCAATTGGTATTGA
- a CDS encoding cysteine desulfurase, translating into MMHSPQVAASEGYDVEAIRADFPILSREVYGKPLVYFDNGASAQKPKTVIDAIAEAYSNEYANVHRGLHFLSNLATDKFEAARETVRRFLNAPSVDNVIFTRSSTEAINLVAHSYGGMVLEEGDEVIISILEHHSNIVPWHFLREQRGVVIKWVPVDEDGNFLMEEFEKLLTDKTKIVAITQMSNAIGTIVPVKDVIKKAHAAGAKVLVDASQSAVHMPIDVQDLDVDFLAITGHKLYGPSGIGALYGKAELLDAMPPFMGGGEMIKDVTLDGVSYGEAPHKFEAGTPPIVQAIGLGVALDYMDSIGRDKIAAHEETLRAYAHEKLGAINALRIFGNARDKGAIISFELEGIHAHDVSMVIDRAGVAVRAGTHCAQPLMSRYGVTSTCRASFGLYNTKAEIDILAEALDKAREFFS; encoded by the coding sequence ATGATGCATTCCCCTCAGGTGGCAGCAAGCGAAGGTTATGACGTAGAGGCCATTCGTGCAGATTTCCCCATACTCTCACGGGAAGTATACGGTAAGCCATTGGTTTATTTCGATAATGGCGCATCGGCGCAAAAGCCGAAGACTGTTATCGATGCCATCGCCGAGGCTTATTCAAATGAATATGCCAACGTGCACAGGGGGCTGCATTTCCTCTCCAATCTGGCGACGGATAAATTTGAAGCTGCGCGCGAAACAGTGCGCCGCTTTCTCAATGCTCCTTCGGTAGACAATGTCATATTCACCCGCTCTTCAACCGAAGCCATCAATCTTGTGGCCCATTCCTATGGCGGCATGGTTTTGGAAGAAGGCGATGAGGTGATCATTTCCATTCTCGAGCATCATTCCAATATTGTGCCTTGGCACTTCCTGCGCGAACAGCGCGGTGTTGTGATCAAATGGGTGCCGGTGGATGAAGATGGCAACTTCCTGATGGAAGAGTTTGAAAAGCTCCTGACGGACAAGACCAAGATCGTTGCCATTACGCAGATGTCCAATGCCATCGGCACGATTGTGCCGGTCAAAGACGTGATCAAGAAAGCCCATGCGGCCGGGGCCAAGGTGTTGGTGGATGCTAGCCAGAGTGCGGTGCATATGCCGATTGATGTGCAGGATCTCGACGTGGATTTCCTCGCCATCACGGGGCACAAGCTCTATGGACCTTCTGGTATTGGCGCGCTTTACGGCAAGGCGGAATTGCTTGATGCCATGCCTCCCTTCATGGGCGGCGGCGAGATGATCAAGGATGTAACGCTGGACGGCGTAAGCTATGGTGAAGCGCCGCACAAATTTGAGGCCGGGACACCACCAATTGTTCAGGCTATTGGATTGGGCGTTGCGCTTGACTATATGGATAGTATAGGGCGCGATAAAATCGCAGCGCATGAAGAGACATTGCGGGCCTATGCTCATGAGAAGCTGGGAGCAATTAATGCACTGCGCATTTTCGGAAATGCCAGAGACAAAGGAGCGATCATCTCCTTTGAGCTGGAGGGCATTCACGCGCATGATGTGTCGATGGTGATTGATCGGGCAGGCGTTGCGGTGCGCGCGGGCACCCATTGTGCTCAGCCGCTGATGAGCCGGTATGGGGTGACGTCTACGTGTCGCGCTTCGTTCGGACTCTACAACACCAAGGCAGAAATCGATATTCTTGCTGAGGCACTGGACAAGGCGCGGGAGTTCTTCTCATGA
- the sufD gene encoding Fe-S cluster assembly protein SufD, with protein MTRPTIKTAADEALEGLLKAAQENLPGNSDFSSLRSAAVSAFEQNGLPTRRVEDWKYSDLKRVMPSDLALAEPVDAATARDHLSGSGILKSVEKNQLVLVNGCFSADLSDLSELGDAVTVRSVSDALQAGDFVLDDPEIAKGDIALSLNTALLQDGVIVEIAEGADLAKPLEIRHVMLGGGLATLRNRVVIGKGATAGIIETFVGDAAAYQLNSAIDYRVADDAKLNVLRIINEGDQAIHLGSTTATIGGNVHFEHFTLSASGQFVRSQSFVAMLGEYSDADLFGASLVNGKRHSDITLKMDHAVPNCNSKEQYRTVLDDKAEGVFQGQIIVRQYAQKTDAKMMSQALLLSEDASFNNKPELEIYADDVVCGHGATCGDLDEDLLFYLGSRGIPKDLAKKMLVMAFLAEAIENVSNDQFVEALEGYILDRLGLSE; from the coding sequence ATGACGAGACCTACAATCAAAACGGCTGCTGATGAAGCGCTGGAAGGCCTGTTGAAAGCAGCGCAGGAAAATTTGCCCGGTAATTCGGACTTTTCGTCCCTGCGTTCGGCTGCTGTTTCTGCTTTTGAGCAGAATGGTTTGCCGACCCGTCGCGTAGAAGACTGGAAATATTCCGACCTTAAGCGGGTGATGCCTTCTGATCTGGCTCTTGCCGAACCGGTTGATGCGGCCACAGCGCGGGATCATTTGTCCGGTTCGGGTATTCTGAAGTCTGTTGAAAAGAACCAACTCGTGCTGGTCAATGGTTGCTTCAGTGCAGACCTGTCAGACCTGTCCGAGCTTGGTGATGCGGTTACCGTGCGCTCCGTTTCGGATGCGTTGCAGGCTGGCGACTTTGTGCTGGACGACCCGGAAATTGCCAAGGGCGATATCGCGCTGTCCCTCAACACTGCTCTGTTGCAGGATGGGGTGATCGTTGAAATCGCTGAAGGGGCAGATTTGGCCAAGCCGCTGGAAATTCGCCACGTGATGTTGGGCGGCGGTCTGGCCACCTTGCGCAACCGTGTCGTGATCGGCAAGGGCGCCACGGCTGGTATCATTGAAACCTTCGTTGGTGATGCGGCTGCCTATCAGCTCAATAGCGCGATCGACTATCGCGTTGCAGATGACGCCAAGCTGAATGTCTTGCGGATTATCAATGAGGGTGATCAGGCAATCCATCTGGGCTCTACCACGGCGACCATCGGAGGGAATGTGCATTTCGAGCATTTCACCTTATCGGCCAGTGGGCAGTTCGTGCGCAGTCAGTCATTCGTTGCTATGCTCGGAGAATATAGCGATGCTGATCTGTTCGGTGCCTCGCTGGTCAATGGCAAGCGGCATAGCGATATAACGCTTAAAATGGACCATGCGGTGCCAAACTGCAATTCCAAGGAACAATATCGTACGGTGCTTGATGACAAGGCTGAAGGTGTGTTCCAGGGGCAGATCATCGTGCGCCAGTATGCGCAGAAGACCGACGCCAAGATGATGAGCCAGGCCTTGTTGCTGTCTGAGGATGCCTCCTTCAACAACAAGCCAGAGTTGGAAATCTATGCCGATGATGTTGTCTGCGGGCATGGGGCGACCTGTGGTGATCTGGATGAAGACCTTCTATTTTATCTGGGCTCTCGTGGCATTCCCAAGGATTTGGCCAAGAAAATGTTGGTCATGGCTTTCCTTGCAGAAGCGATCGAAAATGTCTCCAACGATCAATTCGTCGAAGCTCTGGAAGGCTATATTCTGGACCGTCTTGGTCTTTCCGAGTGA
- the sufC gene encoding Fe-S cluster assembly ATPase SufC, whose translation MLEIKNLHAEVEGNKILRGIDLTINAGEIHAIMGPNGSGKSTLSYVLAGKDDYEITEGEILFNGENVLEMEPHERAAVGLFLAMQYPIEIPGVANMTFLKTALNAQRVARGEGELKTPDFMKKVKELSAKLNVTQEMLRRPLNVGFSGGEKKRNEILQMALLEPKLCILDETDSGLDIDALRIVSDGVNALKSPERSMLVITHYQRLLNYIVPDVVHVMYQGKIVKSGDKDLALQLEEKGYAEFTGEAAA comes from the coding sequence ATGTTGGAAATCAAAAATCTTCATGCCGAAGTGGAAGGCAACAAAATCCTTCGCGGTATCGACCTTACCATCAATGCAGGCGAAATCCATGCCATTATGGGCCCGAACGGCTCTGGTAAGTCCACGCTCTCCTATGTGCTGGCTGGCAAGGATGACTATGAGATCACCGAAGGGGAAATCCTCTTTAACGGCGAGAATGTGCTGGAGATGGAACCCCATGAACGTGCTGCTGTGGGCCTGTTCCTCGCCATGCAGTATCCGATTGAAATTCCTGGTGTTGCCAACATGACTTTCCTCAAGACCGCTCTGAACGCCCAGCGAGTGGCTCGCGGTGAGGGGGAACTGAAAACCCCTGACTTTATGAAGAAGGTCAAGGAGCTTTCCGCAAAGCTCAATGTGACGCAGGAAATGCTGCGCCGTCCGCTCAATGTTGGCTTCTCTGGTGGTGAGAAGAAACGCAACGAGATTTTGCAGATGGCCCTGCTTGAGCCGAAACTCTGTATTCTTGATGAAACCGACTCCGGTCTTGATATAGATGCACTGCGGATTGTCTCTGATGGCGTGAATGCCTTGAAATCGCCGGAACGCTCCATGCTGGTCATCACCCACTATCAGCGTCTGCTCAATTATATTGTTCCTGACGTTGTGCATGTGATGTATCAGGGCAAAATCGTCAAATCCGGCGATAAGGATCTGGCTCTGCAGCTGGAAGAAAAAGGCTATGCAGAGTTCACCGGCGAAGCTGCGGCTTGA